Proteins encoded by one window of Candidatus Poribacteria bacterium:
- a CDS encoding creatininase family protein — protein MKYRFAEMIWYETKEAAEQDRVAVLPVATYEDHGPHLPVDTDVVLCTGICERAVARIPSEALLAPPVPHGYSPHHMDFHGTLTIGWDTFIKYVRDVCCSLAHHGFKRILIVNGHGSNASPLDLAARLTNIEYEGQILCGSVNHFKDVGAEVRDSEYGGTSHGGEYETALYLALKPDLVDMSRAVDERSPLPPSFKTDLLAGTHPQGSAARLIPYWSSQTASGVLGDATKATVEKGEKFLEAATEGLIELIRELRGTEIPPRRDQHEHHISRKTAWT, from the coding sequence ATGAAATATCGCTTCGCTGAAATGATCTGGTACGAAACCAAAGAGGCTGCCGAACAAGACCGTGTTGCCGTCCTCCCTGTTGCGACGTACGAAGACCACGGTCCCCACCTCCCTGTTGATACGGATGTCGTCCTTTGTACGGGCATCTGTGAACGCGCCGTGGCGCGTATCCCATCGGAGGCGTTGCTTGCGCCGCCGGTCCCGCACGGCTACAGTCCACACCACATGGATTTTCACGGAACACTCACCATCGGCTGGGACACCTTTATCAAGTATGTTAGGGATGTCTGTTGCAGCCTTGCCCATCACGGATTCAAGCGAATCCTCATTGTCAACGGTCACGGGAGCAATGCCTCTCCCCTCGACCTCGCAGCGCGGTTAACGAATATCGAATATGAAGGGCAGATCCTCTGCGGTTCAGTGAACCATTTTAAGGATGTCGGTGCCGAGGTCCGGGATTCTGAGTATGGTGGGACATCACACGGAGGAGAATATGAAACTGCCCTCTATCTCGCCTTAAAACCGGATCTGGTCGATATGAGTCGGGCGGTCGATGAAAGGTCGCCGTTGCCGCCGAGTTTCAAAACGGATCTGCTTGCGGGTACACATCCCCAAGGGTCGGCTGCACGTTTGATACCCTACTGGAGTTCGCAGACCGCGAGCGGCGTGTTAGGCGATGCGACCAAAGCCACCGTGGAAAAAGGAGAGAAGTTCTTGGAGGCAGCAACGGAAGGACTGATTGAGTTGATACGTGAATTGAGGGGAACGGAAATTCCACCCCGCCGTGACCAGCACGAACATCACATATCAAGAAAAACCGCATGGACGTAG